From Borrelia sp. RT5S, the proteins below share one genomic window:
- a CDS encoding nicotinate phosphoribosyltransferase, producing MDNMSLFTDFYELSMMNAYFVKNINPKAQFEMFFRKTPFKNGYIILAGIQTLVRIIEELHFKEEEIEYLEKLQHFDKRFLKYLKTLKLNIKIISINEGRIVFPLEPILIIEGNLIELLLIEGLVLNIINFESLIATKTARIKEAGAQTIAEFGLRRAQGINGALSASKAAYIGGADFTSNVLAGYKYNIPVTGTMAHSWVMSFKSEEEAFWEYAKTYPNNVSLLIDTYDTLNSGIKNAIKVFKSLGSKENQNFSVRIDSGDLEYLSREVRRELNKNGLYEVKIIVSNELDEDIIMYLNSINAPIDFWGVGTHLVTAKGDPSLSGVYKMISIDQNGRFVPKMKISNNIEKSTLPSQKRIVRIYSDDQMIFDLIFLKEEEEEIRKMLNLGQKFTIYHPLQENVFKAIKSYESFEFLMDTNFETNKINQIAEISLENLRHRVQSDLKKIDHTYKRVINPHIYKVSITENLRNLRNKLIQESKVI from the coding sequence ATGGATAACATGTCCCTGTTTACAGACTTTTATGAACTTTCGATGATGAATGCCTATTTTGTAAAGAACATCAACCCGAAAGCACAATTTGAAATGTTTTTCAGAAAAACACCCTTTAAAAATGGGTACATAATTCTAGCAGGAATACAAACATTGGTTAGAATCATAGAAGAACTCCATTTTAAAGAAGAAGAAATTGAATACTTAGAAAAACTGCAACACTTTGATAAGAGATTTTTAAAATACTTAAAGACGCTTAAGCTGAACATAAAAATAATCTCAATAAACGAAGGAAGAATTGTCTTTCCTTTAGAACCAATACTAATTATTGAAGGAAACCTCATCGAGCTTTTACTCATAGAAGGACTAGTACTAAACATCATAAATTTTGAAAGCCTCATTGCAACTAAAACAGCAAGAATTAAAGAGGCAGGAGCTCAAACCATAGCTGAATTTGGTCTCAGAAGAGCTCAAGGAATTAATGGAGCCCTCTCAGCAAGTAAAGCCGCCTACATAGGAGGGGCTGACTTTACAAGCAATGTACTTGCAGGATACAAATACAATATTCCAGTCACTGGCACAATGGCCCACAGTTGGGTGATGAGTTTTAAAAGTGAAGAAGAAGCTTTTTGGGAATACGCAAAAACATATCCAAATAATGTAAGCTTGCTAATTGACACTTATGATACGCTTAACAGCGGGATTAAGAATGCAATTAAAGTTTTCAAATCACTAGGGAGCAAGGAAAATCAAAATTTTTCTGTCAGAATTGACAGCGGAGATCTTGAATACTTAAGTAGAGAAGTAAGAAGAGAACTTAATAAGAATGGTCTTTATGAAGTCAAGATCATTGTATCTAACGAACTTGATGAAGATATTATTATGTACCTAAACTCAATTAATGCTCCCATTGATTTTTGGGGAGTAGGGACTCATTTAGTTACAGCAAAAGGAGACCCTAGCCTCTCAGGAGTGTATAAAATGATATCAATTGACCAAAATGGAAGATTTGTTCCTAAAATGAAGATATCAAATAACATCGAAAAATCAACCCTACCCTCTCAGAAAAGGATTGTCAGAATATATTCTGACGATCAAATGATTTTTGACCTAATCTTTTTAAAAGAAGAAGAGGAAGAGATAAGGAAAATGTTAAATTTGGGACAAAAATTCACAATTTATCACCCCTTACAAGAAAACGTGTTTAAAGCAATAAAATCCTATGAAAGCTTCGAATTTTTAATGGATACTAACTTTGAAACCAATAAAATTAATCAAATAGCAGAAATAAGCCTGGAAAATTTAAGGCACAGGGTTCAGAGCGATCTTAAAAAGATTGATCACACATACAAAAGAGTAATAAATCCCCACATATACAAAGTAAGTATTACGGAGAACCTAAGAAACTTAAGAAACAAACTAATTCAAGAAAGCAAAGTTATATGA
- a CDS encoding exodeoxyribonuclease V subunit gamma has translation MYKIYKTNKVCAIYNRIQELIRDDGIFRKETVIISNSNILEDEIKKYLASLNGISYNLNIKQNIMKTIYNLLVENRNIKRFLESNTLLLYSGTEKFILYNILKENKIKNVHRFKSIRNRYIFASKAVFLFHKYYDKFFKIIENWRQGKTLFKDKINSRYELMQKEMFKKLFENQINIFDLYEQIENEIKGVPECIETKKLIIIGEARETDKKILYYLQKIFKLEVHELVLEDVTQYQSVLIDELLPTKIEKHNLEVQIEKEIDTNLFEEKNFLASLKNSIIAQTALLSPDNSFKIIEASTQRREVEILVNNILYSTQNSNLKLNDIVITCLPKEIDIYLPYIEEFLNKYDVDFNVLDYKDISKSKSVVALKKLMELFISNKGTVSNFNRKEIIEFLSSAKVMNKFNISINELQNLITFSDAMNINFGMNDAHKENLSYDKTFLNSWEDGFNRFLMSEIFNEKYENENLEENISFQDPTSVIQLKTIISSLYEDITYFRGREYTVYEWAEIIEIFINKYIKLEDDDKIDEYIRTRVQYLKNFSRDFNENLYKDYMEKIKDTKVEFALFKIMFEESLEQKSYQLMNQNMGILVASCDKIEYLLKSEIHFLGADKLNSNIALDNMNLLNEYYDYANVEQNNISNLINIIFAASNKFYLYYSLSKSLNPDINKPKVIHKIIDYIKDMGQEVEIETHPRENYDFKYFKEPKANYLINYDKNAFCIAESLKHGNYTKFIQKRVKLRRPISLDIKDINKAITNPYKYFYEKILNVYIKDISQVNEIKEKQEEQIVDIINFNYSLMDSFTLLHKYIKNEIGEHQILERIDSIIEHKIQKGVIPLNFKREVIKEEFVSKLNEIKNNIEINFQEFFKMEMVNITLNKIVPISFEDETLEFKLNGSLQNIYKIDNRYYYCSLEKKEHRTDTIARKIDLYILGLILKSEVKNINSIQEIKISYENAQLSLDNAYEGTAINLSELENLLKQIAYISSYPTPIYKDLINKSLTKIKDINEFSTELEAQIRYPQKSLATTKNMEYFLAQKDITWCPYYNRFKDTNNLSIDKSLEKLLKDFYIKFIKTQS, from the coding sequence ATGTATAAGATATACAAAACAAACAAAGTTTGTGCGATCTATAATAGAATCCAAGAGTTGATCAGAGATGATGGCATATTTAGAAAAGAAACTGTCATAATCTCAAATAGCAACATTCTAGAAGATGAAATTAAGAAATATTTAGCGTCTTTAAATGGAATTTCGTACAATCTCAACATAAAACAAAACATAATGAAAACCATATACAATCTTTTAGTAGAAAACCGGAACATAAAACGCTTTCTGGAAAGTAATACATTGCTTCTTTATTCAGGAACAGAAAAGTTTATTCTCTACAATATATTAAAAGAAAATAAAATAAAAAACGTTCACCGATTCAAATCAATAAGAAACAGATATATTTTCGCATCAAAGGCAGTATTTTTGTTTCACAAATACTACGATAAATTTTTTAAAATAATTGAGAATTGGAGACAGGGCAAGACCTTATTTAAGGACAAAATTAACTCTCGATATGAGTTGATGCAAAAGGAAATGTTTAAAAAACTATTTGAAAACCAAATCAACATCTTTGACTTATATGAACAAATAGAAAATGAAATAAAAGGCGTTCCTGAGTGCATTGAAACAAAAAAACTGATAATTATTGGAGAGGCCAGAGAAACTGACAAAAAAATATTGTACTACTTGCAAAAAATTTTCAAACTTGAAGTCCATGAACTAGTTTTAGAAGACGTAACTCAATATCAGTCTGTTTTAATAGATGAACTTCTGCCAACAAAAATAGAAAAACACAATTTAGAGGTACAAATAGAGAAAGAAATTGACACTAACTTATTTGAAGAGAAAAATTTCCTAGCAAGCCTTAAAAATAGCATCATAGCACAAACTGCCCTGTTAAGCCCAGATAACAGTTTTAAAATAATAGAAGCATCAACACAAAGACGAGAAGTAGAAATTTTGGTAAATAATATTTTATACTCAACACAAAATAGTAATTTAAAACTAAACGACATCGTAATAACCTGTCTTCCAAAAGAAATTGACATATACCTACCATACATAGAAGAATTTTTAAACAAATACGATGTTGATTTTAATGTACTAGATTATAAAGACATTTCAAAAAGTAAAAGTGTGGTGGCCTTAAAAAAATTAATGGAACTATTCATTTCAAACAAAGGTACTGTTAGCAACTTTAATAGAAAAGAAATAATTGAATTCTTAAGTAGTGCAAAGGTTATGAATAAATTCAATATATCAATAAATGAATTGCAAAACTTAATAACATTTAGTGATGCCATGAATATTAATTTCGGAATGAATGACGCTCATAAAGAAAATTTATCATATGACAAAACTTTTTTAAATTCATGGGAAGATGGTTTTAACAGATTCTTAATGTCTGAAATCTTTAATGAAAAATATGAAAACGAAAATCTTGAAGAAAATATAAGCTTTCAGGACCCAACTTCAGTAATACAACTAAAAACCATAATAAGCAGTCTGTATGAAGATATAACTTATTTTAGAGGAAGGGAATACACAGTATATGAATGGGCAGAAATAATAGAAATATTTATAAATAAATACATTAAGCTTGAAGATGACGACAAAATTGATGAATACATAAGGACAAGAGTACAATACCTCAAAAATTTTTCAAGAGACTTTAATGAAAATCTTTACAAAGATTACATGGAAAAAATTAAAGATACAAAAGTCGAATTTGCTCTTTTTAAAATAATGTTTGAAGAAAGTCTAGAACAAAAATCATATCAACTAATGAATCAAAACATGGGAATACTTGTTGCTAGCTGTGATAAAATCGAGTATCTACTGAAATCTGAAATCCACTTTCTAGGAGCTGATAAATTAAACTCAAACATAGCCTTGGATAACATGAACTTACTAAATGAATATTATGATTATGCGAATGTAGAACAAAATAACATCTCAAATTTAATCAATATAATCTTTGCGGCATCAAATAAATTTTATCTTTATTATTCACTAAGCAAATCTTTAAATCCGGATATTAACAAACCCAAAGTAATACACAAAATAATAGATTACATAAAAGATATGGGGCAAGAAGTGGAAATTGAGACACACCCAAGAGAAAATTATGATTTTAAATATTTTAAAGAACCAAAAGCTAATTATTTAATAAACTATGATAAAAATGCCTTCTGCATCGCAGAATCACTAAAGCATGGCAATTATACAAAATTTATACAAAAAAGAGTTAAATTAAGGAGGCCAATCTCACTAGACATAAAGGATATCAATAAAGCCATAACTAACCCATACAAATACTTTTATGAAAAAATACTAAATGTATACATTAAAGACATAAGCCAAGTTAATGAAATTAAAGAAAAACAAGAGGAACAAATTGTAGATATTATTAACTTTAACTACAGTTTGATGGACAGTTTTACATTACTACACAAATATATAAAAAATGAAATTGGTGAACATCAAATACTTGAAAGAATAGATAGCATAATTGAGCATAAAATTCAAAAAGGAGTGATTCCTCTGAATTTCAAAAGAGAAGTGATTAAGGAAGAATTCGTATCAAAACTTAATGAAATAAAAAATAACATTGAAATAAATTTTCAAGAATTTTTTAAAATGGAGATGGTCAATATTACATTAAATAAAATAGTACCTATTAGTTTTGAAGACGAAACATTAGAATTTAAATTAAATGGAAGTCTTCAAAACATATATAAGATCGATAATAGGTACTATTACTGCTCATTGGAAAAAAAAGAACACAGAACGGACACTATTGCCAGGAAAATAGACCTATACATACTAGGACTAATTTTAAAAAGCGAGGTTAAGAATATAAATTCAATTCAGGAAATTAAAATCTCTTATGAAAATGCTCAATTGTCACTTGATAATGCCTATGAGGGCACAGCAATAAATCTTTCAGAGCTTGAAAACCTATTAAAACAAATTGCATACATCTCAAGTTACCCCACTCCCATCTACAAAGACTTAATAAATAAAAGCTTAACTAAAATAAAAGATATAAATGAATTTTCTACCGAACTAGAAGCACAGATAAGATATCCTCAGAAAAGCCTTGCTACTACAAAAAATATGGAGTATTTTCTTGCACAAAAAGACATTACATGGTGCCCTTATTACAATAGATTTAAAGATACCAATAATTTAAGCATAGATAAATCCTTAGAAAAACTACTAAAAGATTTTTATATTAAATTTATAAAGACGCAAAGTTAA
- a CDS encoding ABC transporter permease: protein MLNVLKNTFLFFTFGFIYAPIIILVVYSFNAGDHGFFWQGFSLKWYKEVFESQQIKTVIYNTLSVAIISSLVSVAIGVLGAYGIYKTKNRRIKTILLSINKIPIINPDIVTGISLMTFYSAIKIQLGFSTMLMSHIMFSTPYVVITILPKLYSLPENIIDAARDLGASESQIFKNIIFPEIIGGVATGGLIAFTLSVDDFLISFFTTGQGFNNLSILINSLTKRGIKPIINAISSILFFVILSLLFIINKFVGIKKLTTDTEI from the coding sequence ATGCTTAACGTACTAAAAAACACTTTTTTATTCTTTACATTTGGATTTATTTACGCTCCCATAATAATTTTAGTAGTTTACTCCTTCAACGCGGGGGATCATGGCTTTTTTTGGCAAGGGTTTAGCTTAAAATGGTACAAGGAAGTTTTTGAATCACAGCAAATAAAGACCGTAATATACAATACTCTATCCGTAGCAATAATATCATCTTTAGTTTCTGTTGCAATTGGTGTCCTGGGTGCCTATGGCATTTATAAAACCAAAAATAGAAGAATAAAAACAATTCTGCTATCGATCAATAAAATACCGATAATTAATCCTGATATTGTAACAGGTATTAGCTTGATGACATTTTACTCAGCTATAAAAATACAGCTAGGATTCTCTACCATGTTAATGTCACACATAATGTTTTCAACACCTTATGTAGTAATAACAATTTTGCCCAAGCTATATTCACTTCCAGAAAATATCATTGATGCAGCTCGCGACCTTGGAGCTTCAGAGAGTCAAATATTTAAAAACATAATATTCCCAGAAATAATTGGAGGCGTAGCCACAGGCGGACTTATTGCATTTACATTATCCGTTGATGATTTTTTAATATCCTTTTTTACAACAGGACAAGGCTTTAATAACTTATCAATACTTATAAATTCTTTAACAAAGAGAGGAATAAAACCTATTATAAATGCAATTTCTTCCATCTTATTTTTTGTAATACTTAGTCTTTTATTTATTATTAACAAATTTGTAGGAATTAAAAAATTAACAACAGACACAGAAATTTAG
- a CDS encoding ABC transporter substrate-binding protein, whose translation MKKILVILILIILSCNPGEKKDTLNILNWAEYIDEDLLAQFERENNVKINYEIFNNNEEMMAKFNSTKGYYDIIVPSEYLIGELASENRIEKIDHEKLPTVRENILEELKDLEYDPGNAYSIPMFWGVMGILYNKTKIDAKDMNGFDILFNEKYSKEIAMLDSPKENIGVALKQLGYLFNEHDISRIKEAGEVLKKQNPLLVGYFSDIAAKSLILNGEASIQLTWSGEAQDAMMKDANLDFYAPEDTNLWIDVMAIPSDAPHKELAYKFINFLYENEASYANFQETRYNSPNKNVLSRLKDEAEQNPEMKLYLEEKFLPKDFSKLEVFKTVPREVKEEQLKIYVELAS comes from the coding sequence TTGAAAAAAATATTAGTAATATTAATCTTAATAATTCTATCTTGTAACCCTGGAGAGAAAAAAGACACTCTTAATATTCTTAATTGGGCAGAATACATTGATGAAGACTTGTTGGCTCAATTTGAAAGAGAAAATAATGTAAAGATAAACTATGAAATCTTTAATAATAATGAAGAAATGATGGCAAAGTTCAACAGCACAAAGGGTTATTATGACATAATAGTGCCCTCAGAGTATTTAATCGGGGAATTGGCAAGTGAAAATAGAATTGAAAAAATAGACCACGAAAAATTGCCAACTGTAAGAGAAAATATTTTAGAAGAACTTAAGGACCTAGAGTATGACCCTGGAAATGCTTACTCTATACCTATGTTTTGGGGGGTAATGGGAATACTTTACAATAAAACAAAGATTGACGCAAAAGACATGAATGGGTTTGATATCCTATTTAACGAAAAATATAGCAAAGAAATTGCAATGCTGGATTCTCCAAAAGAAAATATTGGAGTTGCACTTAAACAACTTGGTTATTTATTTAATGAGCACGACATATCAAGAATAAAAGAAGCCGGGGAAGTATTAAAAAAACAAAACCCTTTGCTGGTAGGCTATTTCTCAGATATTGCTGCAAAATCACTAATACTTAATGGAGAGGCGTCTATTCAGTTAACATGGAGCGGAGAGGCTCAAGACGCGATGATGAAAGACGCAAATCTAGATTTTTATGCTCCTGAAGACACAAATCTCTGGATTGACGTAATGGCTATTCCATCAGACGCCCCTCACAAAGAACTTGCTTACAAATTCATAAACTTTCTTTATGAGAATGAAGCATCTTACGCAAACTTTCAAGAGACAAGATATAATTCCCCAAACAAAAATGTGCTGAGTCGTTTAAAAGATGAGGCAGAGCAAAATCCTGAAATGAAATTATACTTAGAAGAAAAATTTCTTCCAAAAGATTTTTCAAAACTGGAAGTATTTAAAACAGTACCTAGAGAAGTAAAAGAAGAACAACTAAAAATATATGTAGAATTAGCTTCCTGA
- the zwf gene encoding glucose-6-phosphate dehydrogenase yields the protein MQKNVSGFDIVIFGVTGNLSRRKLIPSLFNLYKDGYISDFRVIGFSRRIFNDEEFRVYIKDALWQEEELTLVDDFLKFFVYLAGDFQEKEAYVALFNLLGKTRERVYYLSTSPEFYEAIIENLKPYSLTDMPSCSKIVLEKPFGSSLDTARYLNSLLYSVFKENQLYRIDHYLGKETVQNIFTFRFGNSIFENIWNNRYVDFVQITVAEEVGIDGRFEYYDSAGALKDMFQNHILQLLSLVAMESPIGFNSDFIHDEKVKVLKSLKKFDKEEIENHIVKGQYVGSRVQGLLRKGYKEEAKFLKSSNTETYLAMKVFINNWRWSGIPFYIRTGKALVRKFSEIYIQFKKPDFTLFNTTLNNMSNALIFRIQPRDGIEIKFNTKRPGYNYEMQEANMEFSYHSSFSKFFGESYERLLLDAFLGDRTLYARNDEIDSSWEFVSDILSKWGSVKNWDYFYGSEGPRQANVILEKGHFWRRM from the coding sequence ATGCAAAAGAATGTATCTGGTTTCGATATTGTAATATTTGGTGTAACGGGGAATTTATCAAGAAGGAAGCTTATTCCTTCCCTTTTTAATTTGTATAAAGATGGTTATATTAGCGATTTCAGGGTCATTGGGTTTTCACGTAGAATTTTTAATGACGAGGAGTTTAGGGTCTACATTAAGGATGCTTTGTGGCAAGAAGAAGAACTGACCTTGGTAGACGATTTTTTGAAGTTTTTTGTTTATTTGGCAGGAGATTTTCAAGAAAAGGAAGCTTACGTTGCACTGTTTAATCTGTTGGGTAAGACAAGAGAGAGGGTATATTATTTGTCAACTTCTCCTGAGTTTTATGAGGCAATAATTGAAAATTTAAAGCCATACTCATTAACCGATATGCCTTCATGTTCCAAAATAGTGCTTGAAAAGCCTTTTGGCAGCAGTCTTGATACGGCTAGGTACCTAAACTCACTTCTTTATTCCGTTTTCAAAGAGAATCAACTCTACAGGATAGATCACTATTTGGGCAAGGAAACGGTTCAAAATATTTTTACATTCAGATTTGGAAATTCTATTTTTGAAAACATTTGGAATAATCGTTATGTAGATTTTGTTCAAATTACAGTTGCTGAAGAAGTAGGTATTGATGGTAGATTTGAGTATTATGATTCTGCAGGTGCCTTGAAAGACATGTTTCAAAATCATATCTTGCAGCTTTTAAGTCTTGTTGCAATGGAGTCACCTATTGGATTTAATTCAGACTTTATTCATGATGAAAAGGTCAAGGTTTTAAAGAGCTTGAAAAAATTTGACAAAGAGGAAATTGAAAATCATATTGTTAAAGGACAATATGTAGGCTCTCGAGTACAAGGGCTTTTAAGAAAAGGATACAAGGAAGAAGCTAAATTTTTAAAGTCTTCGAATACTGAAACTTATTTGGCAATGAAGGTATTTATTAATAATTGGCGTTGGTCTGGCATTCCATTCTATATTAGAACGGGAAAAGCACTTGTAAGGAAATTTTCAGAAATATATATTCAGTTTAAAAAACCAGACTTCACTCTTTTCAACACTACGCTGAATAATATGTCAAATGCTTTGATTTTCAGAATTCAACCAAGAGATGGGATTGAGATTAAGTTTAATACTAAGAGACCAGGATATAACTATGAGATGCAGGAAGCTAATATGGAATTTTCTTATCACTCTTCATTTAGTAAATTTTTTGGAGAATCTTATGAGCGTTTACTTCTTGATGCTTTTTTAGGAGATAGAACCTTATATGCTCGTAATGACGAGATTGATAGTTCTTGGGAATTTGTATCAGATATTCTTAGTAAGTGGGGTAGTGTTAAGAATTGGGATTATTTTTATGGATCCGAGGGCCCACGACAGGCAAACGTGATTTTAGAAAAGGGCCATTTTTGGCGCAGGATGTAA
- a CDS encoding Na+/H+ antiporter NhaC family protein yields MDTSKCVAPNFLGLVPFIIFIVVYIGTGVVLEIQGVKMAFYQMPPIVAMLLGIVTAFLLFKGSFTDKINEFIKGCAQFDITFIYLIFMISGAFSSVCKEIGSIETVANIGLKYIPSNLLVAGIFLICLFLSTSTGSFMGTVVAITPIGLEIANKSGIPLPMVAGAVLGGGAFGDSMSLISDTTIIASRTQGVKIRDVFNSGAWFAIPAAAMATVAFAIVGSSVSNVNFVVDLADINYLKVLPYLFVIAFAFLGVNVFLVLFLGILIAGGIGILCGDLTLLSMSKNINRGLLDLSDMIILVIFTGGVSYMTIKHGGFEWVLSKVRFLAKCRRSAEFTITFLIIMVTGFLANSGLAILVNGTVTRGISEDNSICPKRCAALLSVSSCALIGTLPYGMHMISVINLAKGAISPVDIISFLFYQAFLGIIIISSIIGVSLKKHILRFARI; encoded by the coding sequence ATGGACACGAGTAAATGTGTGGCACCGAATTTTCTAGGACTTGTTCCCTTCATTATTTTTATTGTTGTCTATATTGGAACTGGGGTGGTTTTAGAAATTCAAGGTGTTAAGATGGCTTTTTATCAAATGCCACCCATAGTTGCTATGCTATTGGGTATTGTTACAGCATTTCTTTTATTTAAGGGTTCGTTTACAGATAAGATAAATGAGTTTATTAAAGGATGTGCACAGTTTGATATTACATTTATTTATTTAATATTTATGATTTCAGGTGCTTTTTCTTCTGTTTGTAAGGAGATAGGTAGTATTGAAACTGTAGCGAATATTGGACTTAAATATATACCTTCTAATTTATTGGTAGCAGGTATATTTTTAATATGCCTTTTCCTCTCTACTTCAACTGGTAGTTTTATGGGTACTGTTGTAGCTATTACTCCAATCGGGCTTGAGATAGCAAATAAAAGCGGAATTCCTTTGCCAATGGTTGCAGGGGCTGTGCTTGGAGGAGGTGCTTTTGGAGACAGTATGTCTTTAATATCAGATACAACCATTATCGCCAGCCGTACTCAAGGAGTTAAGATCAGGGATGTTTTTAATAGTGGAGCTTGGTTTGCAATACCTGCTGCTGCAATGGCGACCGTAGCGTTTGCTATTGTAGGTTCGTCTGTTTCAAATGTCAATTTTGTAGTTGATCTTGCGGATATTAATTATTTGAAAGTTCTTCCTTACCTTTTTGTTATAGCTTTTGCGTTCCTAGGAGTAAATGTGTTTTTGGTTTTATTTCTTGGGATATTGATCGCTGGTGGTATTGGTATTTTGTGCGGCGATTTAACTTTGCTTTCAATGTCTAAAAATATTAATAGAGGTTTATTGGATTTAAGTGACATGATTATTCTTGTTATTTTTACAGGAGGAGTGTCTTACATGACTATTAAACATGGAGGATTTGAGTGGGTTTTAAGCAAGGTGAGATTTTTGGCTAAGTGTAGGAGAAGTGCTGAATTTACGATTACTTTTTTGATAATTATGGTGACAGGTTTTCTTGCAAATAGCGGGCTTGCGATTTTAGTTAATGGAACTGTAACCAGGGGAATATCTGAGGATAATTCGATATGTCCTAAGCGATGTGCGGCCTTGCTTTCTGTTTCTTCTTGTGCTTTAATAGGCACTCTACCATACGGCATGCACATGATAAGTGTAATAAATCTTGCAAAGGGGGCCATATCTCCAGTTGATATCATCTCATTTTTGTTCTATCAAGCTTTTCTAGGTATCATCATCATTTCTTCTATAATTGGTGTTAGTTTAAAAAAGCATATTTTGCGTTTTGCTAGAATCTAG
- a CDS encoding Na+/H+ antiporter NhaC family protein, with product MRNVDVKIRPNFLGLLPFIVFVVIYLGTGVYLEFRGVEMAFYQLPASVAMFIASITGFLGFRGKLEDKIHSFVQGASQYDIILMCLIFLLAGAFSTLCKEIGSVEAVANIGLRYIGSRWVVSGIFLITCFISFSAGTSVGAIVAIAPIAFEIASRIGSNLGLMAAAVMCGAVFGDNLSLISDTTIVSSRTQGSSIADVFKASFVYAFPAAIFTFFGFYFLSGDLTTVESLVSSSVDLIKVVPYLSVIVLSLLGLNVFFVLFVGILFVCVISIFYENLQFLYVMKKISEGFLGMGDLIFLSILTGGVSFVVIKNGGFKWVLVKLKTLIRGKCSAEFVIASLASVVDVFLANNTIAILICGKFAKEISVKNEISSCRSASLLDIFSCISQGFIPYGAQMIILIGFFDGLVSPMDIISFLIYHFFLLLFVILSMVGLDIKRFSWSFSRN from the coding sequence ATGAGGAATGTTGATGTTAAGATTAGACCAAATTTTTTAGGGCTGTTGCCTTTCATTGTTTTTGTAGTAATTTATTTGGGAACTGGGGTTTATTTGGAATTTAGAGGTGTAGAAATGGCTTTTTATCAGCTTCCTGCAAGCGTTGCAATGTTTATTGCGTCCATTACGGGGTTCTTGGGTTTTAGGGGAAAATTAGAGGATAAAATTCATAGTTTTGTTCAAGGGGCTTCTCAATATGACATCATTTTGATGTGTCTTATTTTCTTACTAGCAGGAGCTTTTTCTACACTTTGTAAAGAAATAGGCAGTGTTGAAGCTGTTGCTAACATTGGGCTTAGATATATAGGCTCCAGATGGGTCGTTTCAGGCATATTTTTAATTACTTGTTTTATTTCTTTCTCAGCAGGAACTTCTGTAGGGGCAATCGTAGCAATTGCTCCTATTGCTTTTGAAATAGCTAGTCGGATCGGTTCTAATTTAGGTTTAATGGCTGCTGCTGTGATGTGTGGTGCCGTATTTGGGGATAATCTTTCTTTAATATCAGATACAACTATTGTTTCAAGTCGTACTCAGGGTAGTAGTATTGCAGATGTTTTTAAGGCTAGTTTTGTTTATGCATTCCCAGCAGCCATATTTACTTTTTTCGGATTTTATTTTCTCTCAGGTGATTTGACTACTGTGGAATCTTTGGTTAGTAGTTCAGTAGACCTAATTAAAGTAGTGCCTTATCTTTCTGTTATTGTTTTATCCCTGTTGGGGTTAAATGTTTTTTTTGTTTTATTTGTAGGCATTCTCTTTGTATGTGTTATTAGTATTTTTTATGAAAACTTGCAATTTTTATATGTGATGAAAAAAATTAGTGAAGGCTTTCTAGGTATGGGTGACTTAATTTTTCTCTCAATACTTACAGGAGGGGTGTCTTTTGTTGTGATTAAAAACGGAGGGTTTAAGTGGGTTTTAGTTAAGCTTAAGACTTTAATACGAGGCAAGTGCTCTGCAGAGTTCGTAATAGCATCCCTTGCTTCTGTTGTTGATGTTTTTCTGGCTAATAATACGATTGCCATTCTTATTTGTGGCAAATTTGCAAAAGAAATATCTGTTAAGAATGAGATATCCTCTTGTAGGAGTGCTTCCCTTCTAGATATTTTCTCTTGTATTTCCCAGGGCTTTATTCCATATGGGGCTCAAATGATAATTTTAATAGGATTTTTTGATGGACTTGTCTCTCCTATGGATATTATATCGTTTTTAATTTATCATTTTTTTTTGCTACTTTTTGTGATTTTATCTATGGTTGGCCTTGATATTAAAAGATTTTCTTGGTCTTTTTCTAGGAATTAA